A single window of Candidatus Cybelea sp. DNA harbors:
- a CDS encoding polyprenyl synthetase family protein, with product MLLRHFGYGRYGPARRGKRLRPQMVMRVATCEGAPLEHALDAAVAVEIFHNYSLVHDDIEDRDELRHGRPTLWSQYGIAAAINAGDAMCALSFLSLEQAAAHLEAGRVLEMLALLHEAHAVMCEGQSLDLHFESERSVDLPAYYRMIECKTAQLFDASCRLGAYAAGCDPAAIAGYGDVGRAYGMAFQIRDDVAGIWSTLGETGKMAGSDIARRKWTFPVVWAISQPPCAARTAVVEAYASGSSLDAPAVGRVVEALDELGAREAATQTAAEHVGVIERHRNGELREFLAGTLGLAAA from the coding sequence ACGGGCCGGCGCGGCGCGGCAAACGCCTGCGGCCGCAAATGGTGATGCGCGTCGCGACTTGCGAGGGGGCGCCGCTCGAACACGCGCTCGACGCCGCCGTGGCCGTCGAAATCTTTCACAACTATTCTCTGGTCCACGACGACATCGAGGATCGTGACGAACTCCGCCACGGACGCCCCACCCTTTGGAGCCAGTACGGCATCGCCGCCGCGATCAACGCCGGCGACGCGATGTGCGCGCTCAGCTTCCTGAGTCTGGAACAGGCCGCCGCGCACCTCGAAGCCGGGCGAGTCCTCGAGATGCTCGCGCTGCTGCACGAGGCGCACGCGGTGATGTGCGAAGGTCAATCGCTCGATTTGCACTTCGAATCGGAGCGCTCGGTCGATCTTCCCGCGTACTACCGAATGATCGAATGCAAGACGGCGCAGCTCTTCGATGCCTCGTGCCGCTTAGGGGCTTACGCCGCGGGCTGCGATCCGGCGGCAATCGCCGGGTACGGCGACGTCGGCCGCGCCTACGGGATGGCTTTTCAGATTCGCGACGACGTCGCCGGCATCTGGTCGACGCTCGGCGAGACCGGCAAAATGGCCGGCAGCGACATCGCGCGGCGTAAGTGGACGTTCCCGGTCGTGTGGGCGATCTCGCAGCCGCCGTGCGCGGCGCGTACCGCCGTGGTCGAGGCATATGCGAGCGGATCCTCGCTCGACGCGCCGGCGGTCGGCCGGGTCGTCGAGGCCCTTGATGAGCTGGGCGCGCGCGAGGCCGCGACGCAAACGGCTGCCGAACACGTGGGCGTGATCGAACGCCATCGCAACGGCGAACTGCGTGAATTTTTAGCCGGCACACTCGGTCTGGCCGCTGCATGA